Proteins found in one Synechococcus sp. LA31 genomic segment:
- the cysE gene encoding serine O-acetyltransferase, which produces MLNALRADLAIIKERDPAARGVLEILCCYPGLHALTLHRFSHRLWRLRWPLTPLVARLLSQVGRWLTGIEIHPGAQIGRGVFIDHGMGVVIGETAVIGNQCLLYQGVTLGGTGKAHGKRHPTLEPNVVVGAGAKVLGAIQVGANTRIGAGSVVLRDVAPDSTVVGIPGRVVHQSGVRIDPLAHSALPDTEARVIRNLMERIDQLEGELARTQACLRELAAGRPLREACRGEAQNLKDREILEFLGDEQRQ; this is translated from the coding sequence ATGCTCAACGCCCTGCGCGCCGACCTGGCGATCATCAAGGAGCGCGACCCGGCGGCTCGTGGGGTGCTGGAGATCCTGTGCTGCTACCCCGGCCTGCACGCCCTCACCTTGCATCGCTTCAGCCATCGCCTCTGGCGGTTGCGCTGGCCGCTCACCCCGCTGGTGGCACGCCTGCTCAGCCAAGTGGGCCGCTGGCTCACGGGCATCGAAATTCATCCGGGCGCCCAGATCGGCCGGGGCGTGTTCATCGACCACGGCATGGGCGTAGTGATCGGTGAAACGGCCGTGATCGGCAATCAATGCCTGCTGTATCAAGGGGTGACCCTCGGGGGCACCGGCAAGGCCCACGGCAAGCGCCACCCCACCCTGGAGCCCAACGTGGTGGTGGGCGCCGGCGCCAAGGTGCTGGGCGCCATCCAGGTGGGCGCCAACACACGCATCGGCGCCGGCTCGGTGGTGCTGCGCGATGTGGCACCCGACAGCACCGTGGTGGGCATCCCCGGCCGCGTGGTGCACCAGAGCGGCGTGCGCATCGACCCCCTGGCCCACTCGGCGCTGCCGGATACCGAAGCACGGGTGATCCGCAACCTGATGGAGCGCATCGATCAGCTGGAGGGGGAGCTGGCCCGCACCCAGGCCTGCCTGCGGGAGCTGGCGGCAGGGCGGCCGCTTCGCGAAGCCTGCCGC